In Serratia marcescens subsp. marcescens ATCC 13880, a single genomic region encodes these proteins:
- a CDS encoding sigma-54-dependent Fis family transcriptional regulator, which yields MYDPQPFAADKPVLIDPASLALQSVLDRLAPTDATVLIVGETGTGKEVVARYLHHHSARRHQPFLAVNCGALTESLAEAELFGHEKGAFTGAVGTHQGWFEAAEGGTLLLDEIGELNPSLQVKLLRVLQEREITRVGSRKPLKIDVRVIAATHVDLAGAIRQRRFREDLYYRLNVAAVTLPPLRQRPDDIPVLARHFLALYARRLERPLPRLTEEAQQALLDYPWPGNVRELENTLHNAVLLSQEGAIAPQQLQLTHRLTDNDGGDDAIDRFVQRQLQGDSAQLYQRVLDALVRNAFERSGGNQLQAASLLGVSRNTLRTHLAHLGLIKPRRRSAGAPAHSPVIAAASLPERELRIGYQKFGNLGVLKARQSLEQLFATQRISVLWSEFPAGPQLLHALDGDEIDFGTTGEVPPIFAQAQGNALVYVGFEPPAPQSVAMVVPQDSPIRSAADLRGKRIALNKGSNVHYLLLQMLDEQGLTLNDVRIVYAPPKYPLSATDLQAVDAWMMWDPLLSDAQRNGELRVIADGTQRVLNQQFYLARRGFAERSDDLLRPLMQALQHTGRYIAAQPREAARHLSNELGLASASLELALSRRSHEVRAMDLQVIRQQQSIADRFYALGLLPRAIAVREAVWPRGS from the coding sequence ATGTACGATCCTCAACCGTTCGCCGCCGACAAGCCGGTGCTGATCGATCCGGCGTCGCTCGCTCTGCAAAGCGTGCTCGATCGGCTGGCTCCCACCGACGCCACCGTGCTGATCGTCGGTGAAACCGGCACCGGCAAAGAAGTGGTGGCGCGCTATCTGCACCACCACAGCGCGCGCCGCCATCAACCTTTCCTGGCGGTCAACTGCGGCGCGCTGACGGAAAGCCTGGCGGAAGCCGAACTGTTCGGCCATGAGAAAGGCGCCTTCACCGGTGCCGTCGGCACTCATCAGGGCTGGTTCGAAGCGGCGGAAGGCGGCACCCTGCTGCTGGACGAGATCGGCGAGCTGAACCCGTCGCTGCAGGTCAAGCTGCTGCGCGTGCTGCAGGAGCGGGAGATCACCCGCGTCGGTTCGCGCAAACCGCTGAAGATCGATGTGCGGGTCATCGCCGCCACCCACGTCGATCTGGCCGGCGCGATTCGCCAACGGCGGTTCCGTGAAGATCTCTATTACCGCCTGAACGTGGCGGCGGTGACGTTACCGCCCTTGCGCCAGCGGCCGGACGATATTCCGGTGCTGGCCAGACATTTTCTTGCGCTGTACGCCCGCCGCCTGGAACGGCCACTGCCGCGGTTGACGGAGGAAGCGCAGCAGGCGCTGCTGGACTACCCTTGGCCTGGCAACGTGCGCGAGCTGGAGAACACGCTGCATAATGCGGTCTTGCTGAGCCAGGAGGGGGCGATCGCACCGCAGCAACTGCAGCTCACCCATCGCCTGACGGATAACGACGGCGGCGACGACGCCATCGACCGCTTTGTGCAGCGGCAGTTGCAAGGCGACAGCGCACAGCTTTACCAACGGGTGCTGGATGCGCTGGTGCGCAACGCCTTCGAACGCAGCGGCGGCAACCAGTTGCAAGCGGCGTCGTTGCTCGGCGTCAGCCGCAATACCCTGCGCACCCATTTGGCACATCTTGGTCTGATCAAACCGCGCCGTCGCAGCGCCGGCGCACCCGCACATTCACCGGTCATCGCCGCAGCGTCTCTGCCCGAACGCGAACTGCGCATCGGCTATCAAAAGTTCGGCAACCTCGGGGTGCTCAAGGCGCGGCAAAGCCTGGAACAGCTCTTCGCCACACAGCGCATCAGCGTGTTGTGGAGCGAGTTTCCCGCCGGGCCGCAGCTGCTGCACGCGCTCGACGGCGATGAGATAGACTTCGGCACCACCGGCGAAGTGCCGCCGATCTTCGCCCAGGCACAGGGCAATGCGCTGGTGTACGTCGGTTTTGAGCCGCCGGCGCCGCAGAGCGTGGCGATGGTGGTGCCGCAAGACAGCCCGATACGCAGCGCCGCCGATCTGCGCGGCAAACGCATCGCGCTCAACAAAGGCTCCAACGTGCACTATTTATTGCTGCAGATGCTGGACGAACAGGGATTGACGTTGAACGACGTGCGTATCGTCTACGCGCCGCCGAAGTATCCGCTGTCGGCGACCGACCTGCAGGCGGTGGACGCCTGGATGATGTGGGATCCGCTGCTCAGCGACGCGCAGCGCAACGGGGAACTGCGCGTGATCGCCGACGGCACCCAGCGGGTGCTCAATCAGCAATTCTACCTGGCGCGCCGCGGCTTCGCCGAGCGTTCGGACGATCTGTTGCGGCCGCTGATGCAGGCGCTGCAGCACACCGGCCGTTACATCGCCGCGCAGCCGAGAGAAGCCGCTCGTCACCTTTCCAACGAACTGGGGCTGGCGAGCGCCTCACTGGAACTCGCGCTGTCGCGCCGCAGCCATGAGGTTCGCGCCATGGATTTACAGGTGATCCGTCAGCAGCAAAGCATCGCCGACCGCTTCTACGCCCTCGGGCTGCTGCCCAGAGCAATCGCCGTGCGCGAGGCGGTCTGGCCGCGGGGCTCTTAG
- a CDS encoding membrane-bound PQQ-dependent dehydrogenase, glucose/quinate/shikimate family has translation MIRTSFGKRAAIITFFCLLVFSGVALTVGGVWLIALGGSFYYAITGIGYIAAAVLVLKRSKSACYLTGLLFLMTVPWALWESGLNYWALFPRLLVPAGLSIIAAFLLPSYLHSAKSQKQAYIAGSVLSVAFVAFFVGAFFPHGEITPSGDVTFIESKSDNAPADWSAYGRTTEGTRYAPFNQVNRSTVKDLKLAWVYRTGDFRPGVDQNTPLAIDDLVYSCTPNGLITAIDADTGKARWKFDSHSTSPVWQRCRGLGYYKNEDVAPGALCEKAIVHTTIDARLIALDAKTGQKCPAFGQNGEVNLGQHMGEVKPGYYFQTSAPTIARGKIIVGGWVIDNVMKGEPSGVIRAFDAKTGELDWAWDLGNPGITKAPPAGSTYTRGTPNMWTTAAYDDKLGLLYAPLGNATPDYYGMNRPENSDEYNSALVAIDIETGRERWKFQTTHHDIWDYDLASQPALVDGFDEQHRPVPALLLGTKRGQIFYLNRETGKPLAQVEEKAVPTQGAAEEERLSPTQPFSVGMPTIGAERLTEEKMWGTTLFDQMACRILFKQMNYQGDMTPIGTRPTLEQPGNLGGLNWGSMSIDPVNHMAYMNDVRIPNVFWLVARDSYERVAKQYPQKVIDGHGPSPMIGTPYGMITLMWMSPLEVPCNQPPYGTITAVDYKNKKIAWQIPAGTAEKMGPLGIRSHLPMPVGMPTYAGTMTTAGGLVFFAGFQDYYLRAYDSSTGKEVWKYALPVGASATPMSYVSPKTGKQYIVIVVGGAAHSTETGDYVMAFALP, from the coding sequence ATGATTAGAACATCGTTTGGTAAGAGAGCCGCTATAATCACGTTCTTTTGCTTGCTGGTTTTTTCTGGCGTCGCGTTAACCGTGGGGGGAGTTTGGCTTATCGCCCTCGGCGGATCGTTCTACTATGCCATTACCGGGATAGGCTACATCGCCGCCGCAGTGCTGGTCCTCAAGCGCAGCAAATCAGCTTGTTACTTAACCGGCCTGCTGTTTTTGATGACGGTGCCGTGGGCGCTTTGGGAGTCGGGGCTTAACTACTGGGCATTGTTCCCTCGCCTGCTGGTGCCCGCCGGCCTCTCTATTATCGCCGCGTTTTTACTTCCCTCGTACCTGCACAGCGCCAAGAGTCAAAAGCAGGCTTACATCGCCGGTTCGGTATTATCCGTGGCATTTGTCGCTTTCTTTGTCGGCGCCTTCTTTCCCCATGGCGAAATTACCCCTTCTGGCGACGTGACGTTTATCGAGAGCAAAAGCGACAATGCGCCAGCCGATTGGAGCGCCTATGGCCGCACGACGGAAGGAACGCGCTACGCGCCGTTCAATCAGGTGAACCGTTCAACCGTCAAAGACCTGAAACTCGCCTGGGTTTATCGCACCGGCGATTTCCGGCCGGGCGTGGACCAAAATACCCCGCTCGCGATCGATGATTTGGTGTATAGCTGTACGCCCAACGGTCTTATCACCGCTATCGATGCCGATACGGGTAAAGCGCGCTGGAAATTTGACTCGCATTCCACCTCCCCCGTTTGGCAACGCTGCCGCGGGCTTGGCTACTACAAAAATGAGGATGTTGCGCCAGGCGCTCTGTGCGAGAAAGCGATCGTTCACACCACGATCGATGCCCGACTCATTGCGCTGGATGCCAAAACGGGCCAGAAATGCCCCGCCTTCGGTCAAAACGGTGAGGTGAATCTCGGTCAGCATATGGGGGAAGTGAAACCGGGTTATTACTTCCAAACCTCGGCGCCGACCATCGCCAGAGGGAAGATTATCGTCGGTGGCTGGGTTATCGATAACGTGATGAAAGGCGAGCCTTCCGGCGTCATCAGGGCGTTCGACGCCAAAACCGGCGAGTTGGACTGGGCGTGGGACTTAGGCAACCCGGGCATCACCAAGGCTCCGCCGGCCGGAAGCACCTATACGCGCGGTACGCCGAATATGTGGACCACCGCCGCCTATGACGACAAATTAGGCTTGTTGTATGCGCCGCTTGGCAATGCAACGCCCGACTATTACGGCATGAATCGCCCGGAAAATTCGGATGAGTACAACTCTGCCCTGGTCGCCATTGATATTGAAACAGGCCGTGAGCGCTGGAAGTTCCAAACCACGCATCACGACATTTGGGATTATGACCTCGCATCCCAACCCGCGCTGGTGGACGGTTTTGATGAGCAACATCGCCCGGTGCCCGCCCTTTTGCTCGGCACCAAACGCGGGCAGATTTTCTACCTGAACCGGGAGACCGGCAAACCGCTGGCGCAGGTTGAAGAGAAAGCCGTGCCGACCCAAGGCGCCGCAGAGGAAGAGCGCCTCTCGCCAACCCAGCCGTTCTCCGTCGGCATGCCGACCATTGGCGCCGAACGCCTGACCGAAGAAAAAATGTGGGGCACCACCCTGTTTGACCAGATGGCCTGCCGCATCCTGTTCAAACAGATGAATTACCAGGGCGACATGACCCCGATCGGCACCCGCCCAACGCTCGAGCAGCCCGGCAATTTAGGCGGACTCAACTGGGGGAGCATGTCGATTGATCCTGTGAACCATATGGCTTACATGAACGATGTGCGCATTCCGAACGTGTTTTGGTTAGTGGCGCGCGACAGCTATGAACGCGTCGCGAAACAGTACCCGCAAAAAGTGATCGATGGCCACGGGCCTTCCCCCATGATCGGCACGCCATACGGCATGATCACGTTGATGTGGATGTCGCCGCTCGAAGTGCCTTGCAACCAACCCCCTTACGGCACGATCACCGCCGTCGATTACAAAAACAAAAAGATCGCCTGGCAGATACCGGCCGGCACCGCCGAAAAAATGGGGCCGCTGGGCATCAGATCGCACCTGCCGATGCCGGTTGGCATGCCCACCTACGCGGGCACTATGACGACCGCCGGCGGCCTGGTCTTCTTCGCCGGCTTCCAGGACTATTATCTGCGCGCCTACGACAGCAGCACCGGCAAAGAAGTCTGGAAATATGCGCTGCCGGTCGGCGCGAGCGCGACGCCAATGAGCTACGTTTCGCCTAAAACCGGCAAGCAATACATCGTTATTGTGGTCGGCGGCGCCGCGCATTCGACAGAAACCGGCGATTACGTGATGGCGTTTGCGCTGCCTTAA
- a CDS encoding FAD/NAD(P)-binding protein has product MAKRAHIIVIGGGFTGAALAIQLARGAVDVTVIEPRAAPGYGVAYSTTDPTHRINVPADRMQLADEPAGDFDRWFRQGGGLTADPQALWRDGKAYPQRGAFGRYVEERFHQAAQTGQARVRHLRDRAQHLQPQAQGASVITAGGERLWGDYVVLATSHPPPALPRQIAPELARDARLIANPWAEGALNEIEPDESLAIVGSGLTMADAVAALHRRGHRGPITAFSRHGLLPRANAEGEYPTWSFAPPSGLRDGVRQVRLEVARAARQRVPWQAVLDAVRAQGQRLWQALTPTEQQRFLRHLRAYWDVHRYRLAPQVSTLLAEQQAAGTLQVLAARLRRAEPTPQGVRLTILPRQGAERALQAQRLLIATGPAHAGLIAASPLLSSLAEQGALRADPLGLGLWVNADSQAIGGDGLANPRLLVAGPAARGRFGELMGLPQVAEHAQSVAQYLLARCPAAN; this is encoded by the coding sequence ATGGCGAAGCGTGCCCATATTATCGTTATCGGCGGCGGTTTCACCGGCGCGGCGCTGGCGATCCAGCTGGCGCGCGGAGCGGTGGATGTCACGGTGATTGAACCGCGCGCCGCGCCGGGCTATGGCGTGGCGTATTCGACCACGGATCCGACCCACCGCATCAACGTCCCGGCCGATAGGATGCAGTTGGCGGATGAACCGGCGGGGGATTTTGACCGCTGGTTCCGTCAGGGCGGCGGGTTGACGGCCGATCCGCAGGCGTTATGGCGCGACGGTAAGGCCTATCCGCAGCGCGGCGCCTTCGGCCGCTATGTCGAGGAACGTTTTCATCAGGCGGCACAGACGGGCCAGGCCCGCGTGCGGCACCTGCGCGATCGGGCGCAGCACCTGCAGCCGCAGGCGCAGGGTGCGTCCGTCATCACCGCCGGCGGCGAACGGTTGTGGGGCGATTATGTGGTGTTGGCGACCAGCCATCCGCCGCCCGCGCTGCCGCGGCAAATCGCCCCGGAACTGGCGCGCGATGCGCGGTTGATCGCCAATCCCTGGGCGGAGGGAGCGCTGAATGAGATTGAACCCGATGAATCGTTGGCGATCGTCGGCAGCGGGCTGACGATGGCCGATGCGGTGGCGGCGTTGCACCGCCGCGGGCATCGCGGGCCGATTACCGCGTTCTCTCGTCACGGCCTGTTGCCGCGTGCCAATGCCGAAGGGGAGTACCCGACATGGTCGTTTGCCCCGCCATCCGGACTGCGCGATGGGGTGCGGCAGGTGCGCCTTGAGGTGGCGCGCGCTGCTCGGCAACGGGTGCCGTGGCAGGCGGTGTTGGACGCGGTGCGCGCCCAGGGGCAGCGCCTGTGGCAAGCGTTGACGCCGACCGAACAGCAGCGCTTTCTGCGGCATTTGCGCGCCTATTGGGACGTGCATCGCTATCGCCTTGCGCCGCAGGTGAGCACGCTGCTGGCGGAGCAACAGGCGGCGGGCACGCTGCAGGTATTGGCCGCTCGTCTGCGGCGGGCAGAACCCACGCCGCAGGGCGTGCGTTTGACGATTCTGCCGCGCCAGGGCGCAGAGCGGGCGCTGCAGGCGCAGCGGCTGCTGATCGCTACGGGTCCGGCCCATGCCGGCCTGATCGCCGCCAGCCCGTTGCTCAGCTCGCTGGCGGAGCAGGGGGCGCTGCGCGCCGATCCGCTGGGATTGGGGCTGTGGGTCAATGCCGACAGCCAGGCGATCGGCGGCGACGGCCTTGCCAACCCGCGTCTGCTGGTGGCCGGCCCGGCGGCGCGTGGCCGCTTCGGCGAACTGATGGGGCTGCCGCAGGTGGCGGAACACGCCCAAAGCGTCGCGCAATACCTGTTGGCGCGATGTCCGGCGGCAAACTGA
- a CDS encoding helix-turn-helix domain-containing protein: protein MFITKVIEELLAWVEESGFNEKLTVEMLSEKSGYSRGHIQKAFKDETGMTFGSYVRGRKLIRAAFMLKATNLSISDIIKALNFQSYQSFERAFRKQFRTSPMQYRKSKSWDVSSAIPLLFLDGIPEHRYVHLPKFFDDSGDGVDAEIHHFHPAVSALRLAAIDNMKKTDSGVINFFNFGASIRKENYVSIYLKTLYISEEDCLGNVLASLADAQGKKDMQLFAEFSFDGASDEAQKFTQSIYTKSFPINKVGMIDRFLIEIINPKGGDRIEMKTYIPIVFPIKHREKEVAPGPER from the coding sequence ATGTTTATAACTAAAGTCATTGAGGAGCTGCTCGCCTGGGTGGAAGAAAGTGGGTTCAATGAGAAGCTCACCGTTGAGATGCTGTCAGAAAAAAGCGGATATTCACGCGGGCATATCCAAAAAGCGTTTAAAGATGAAACAGGGATGACTTTCGGAAGCTATGTGAGGGGCAGAAAACTCATTCGCGCCGCATTTATGTTGAAAGCGACTAACCTCTCTATTTCCGATATCATTAAAGCGCTGAACTTTCAGTCCTATCAATCCTTTGAACGGGCCTTTCGCAAGCAATTCAGAACCTCGCCGATGCAGTATCGCAAAAGTAAATCGTGGGACGTGTCCTCCGCCATCCCATTGCTGTTTCTCGACGGCATTCCCGAGCATCGCTATGTGCACCTGCCAAAATTTTTCGACGATTCAGGGGATGGCGTTGATGCAGAGATACATCACTTCCATCCTGCGGTTTCCGCGCTGCGATTGGCGGCAATTGATAACATGAAAAAAACGGATAGCGGCGTGATTAACTTTTTCAATTTTGGCGCGAGCATCAGGAAAGAGAATTACGTCAGCATCTATTTGAAGACCCTCTATATTTCTGAGGAAGACTGTCTTGGCAACGTGCTTGCCTCTCTGGCCGACGCCCAGGGAAAAAAAGACATGCAACTTTTTGCAGAGTTCAGTTTTGATGGCGCAAGCGATGAGGCGCAAAAATTCACGCAAAGCATCTACACCAAATCATTCCCGATAAATAAAGTTGGCATGATCGATCGCTTTCTCATTGAAATTATCAACCCCAAAGGCGGCGATAGAATAGAGATGAAGACCTATATCCCCATTGTCTTCCCGATCAAACACAGAGAGAAAGAGGTAGCGCCAGGGCCAGAGCGGTAA
- a CDS encoding helix-turn-helix domain-containing protein has translation MDIFERVWECHSSKESKSGSFWFCKKRDAFNNKNSKMTGFTMDCSNKFRRNILDEIIAIIEKAIDTQSHVSIRALSVKSGYSIGHLQRMFYLYEGMKIGTYIRKRRLSRSTLLLKCTDMKIYEIALLSGFSSQQSFSRAFSNQFGCPPRTFRTLRDWPFLNYQPIIGFDKEPFPSSIVYLNLHEYYEKKRIVQLLSPVISRGQMKVNVKNPITCSLYNASAKYIAIRRKEKKMSENEFILSLYEGVLASLDIFITQSVIFKIHDHCPGEKENVSMWYFIPIK, from the coding sequence GTGGATATATTTGAACGGGTATGGGAATGCCATTCTTCGAAAGAAAGCAAGTCGGGCAGCTTTTGGTTCTGCAAGAAGAGGGATGCATTCAATAATAAAAATAGCAAGATGACAGGCTTTACTATGGATTGTTCTAACAAGTTCAGACGCAATATTTTAGATGAGATAATCGCTATCATTGAAAAAGCCATTGATACACAAAGCCATGTATCAATAAGGGCGTTATCCGTTAAGTCAGGGTATTCCATCGGGCATTTACAACGGATGTTCTATTTGTATGAAGGGATGAAGATAGGGACCTATATCAGAAAGCGCAGACTAAGCCGCTCGACGTTATTGCTGAAATGTACCGATATGAAGATCTATGAAATCGCGTTGCTCTCTGGATTTAGCTCTCAGCAATCATTTAGCCGTGCGTTTTCAAATCAGTTCGGTTGCCCGCCGAGAACATTCAGAACCCTGCGCGATTGGCCTTTTCTCAATTACCAACCGATTATTGGCTTCGATAAAGAGCCTTTCCCCAGCAGCATCGTGTACTTGAATTTGCATGAGTATTACGAGAAAAAAAGGATCGTGCAACTGCTTTCGCCGGTAATCAGCCGGGGGCAGATGAAGGTAAACGTAAAGAATCCAATAACCTGTAGCCTGTACAACGCATCGGCAAAGTACATTGCGATCAGGCGCAAAGAAAAAAAGATGAGTGAAAACGAGTTCATCCTATCGCTCTATGAGGGGGTGTTGGCTTCTTTGGATATCTTCATCACGCAAAGCGTAATCTTTAAAATCCACGATCACTGCCCAGGTGAAAAGGAAAACGTCAGCATGTGGTATTTCATCCCGATAAAATGA
- a CDS encoding LLM class flavin-dependent oxidoreductase: MSSQREIRLNAFDMNCVGHQSPGLWAHPRDRSWQYKDLEYWTDLARLLERGKFDGLFIADVLGIYDVLNGSGDAAIRQATQVPVNDPLALVTPMALVTEHLGFGLTASLSFEHPYPFARRLSTLDHLTKGRIGWNIVTSYLESGARNIGHRAQTDHDARYDYADEYLQVVYKLLEGSWEDGAILRDRQRRIFSDPAKIHPINHKGEFFQVPGIHLSEPSPQRTPVLYQAGASSRGKQFAAEHAECVFVASPSKTLLKKTVADIRRRAAEAGRDPRSILIFNLQTVIVGETDRQAQEKWREYKSYTSYEGALALVSGWTGIDFGQYQPDQVLKHLHTNAIQSAVETFSSADPSREWTVQGIAEWVGIGGFGPLLVGGPQTVADELQAWVEETDVDGFNLAYAVTHETFTDVVELLIPELQKRGVYKRDYTAGTLREKLFNQGPRLAEPHPAVGYRWPAGALLADALSVK, translated from the coding sequence ATGTCATCGCAACGTGAAATTCGTCTTAACGCTTTTGATATGAACTGCGTCGGCCATCAGTCGCCGGGGCTGTGGGCGCACCCGCGCGACCGTTCCTGGCAGTATAAGGATCTCGAATATTGGACCGATCTGGCGCGCCTGCTGGAACGCGGCAAGTTCGATGGATTGTTTATCGCCGACGTGCTGGGGATTTACGACGTGCTTAACGGCAGCGGCGACGCGGCGATCCGCCAGGCGACGCAGGTGCCGGTTAACGATCCGCTGGCGCTGGTGACGCCGATGGCGCTGGTTACCGAACATCTCGGCTTCGGGCTGACCGCCTCGCTGTCATTCGAGCACCCTTATCCTTTCGCCCGCAGATTGTCGACGCTTGATCACCTGACCAAGGGGCGCATCGGTTGGAATATCGTCACCTCTTACCTGGAGAGCGGCGCGCGCAATATTGGCCACCGGGCGCAGACCGATCACGATGCGCGCTACGACTACGCCGATGAATACCTGCAGGTGGTTTACAAGCTGCTGGAGGGCAGTTGGGAAGACGGCGCGATTTTGCGCGATCGTCAGCGGCGCATCTTCAGCGATCCGGCGAAAATTCATCCGATCAACCACAAAGGTGAGTTCTTCCAGGTGCCGGGCATTCATCTGAGCGAGCCTTCGCCGCAGCGCACGCCGGTGCTTTATCAGGCCGGCGCTTCCAGCCGCGGCAAGCAGTTTGCCGCGGAGCACGCCGAATGCGTGTTTGTCGCTTCTCCTTCGAAAACATTGCTGAAAAAAACCGTGGCCGATATCCGCCGCCGCGCCGCCGAGGCCGGGCGCGACCCGCGCAGCATCCTGATCTTCAACCTGCAGACGGTGATCGTCGGTGAAACTGACCGACAGGCGCAGGAAAAATGGCGGGAATACAAATCCTATACCAGCTACGAAGGCGCGCTGGCGCTGGTGTCCGGCTGGACCGGCATCGATTTCGGTCAATATCAGCCGGATCAGGTGCTGAAGCATCTGCACACCAATGCCATTCAGTCGGCGGTGGAAACTTTCTCCAGCGCCGATCCCAGCCGTGAATGGACCGTACAGGGCATCGCTGAATGGGTCGGCATCGGCGGTTTCGGCCCGCTGTTGGTGGGCGGCCCGCAAACCGTGGCCGACGAACTGCAGGCGTGGGTGGAGGAAACGGATGTTGACGGTTTCAATTTGGCCTACGCCGTTACCCATGAAACCTTCACCGACGTGGTGGAACTGCTTATCCCCGAGCTGCAAAAACGCGGAGTGTATAAGCGCGACTACACAGCGGGCACTCTGCGAGAAAAATTGTTCAATCAGGGGCCGCGCCTGGCAGAGCCGCACCCGGCGGTGGGCTACCGCTGGCCGGCCGGCGCGCTCTTGGCCGATGCACTGAGCGTCAAGTGA
- the ssuD gene encoding FMNH2-dependent alkanesulfonate monooxygenase — translation MTESVKERINVFWFLPTHGDGRYLGTAQGGRPVDLPYLQQVALAADNLGYYGVLIPTGKSCEDSWLVAAALAPITRRLRYLVAVRPGLQPPSLAARMAATLDRLSDGRLLINVVTGGDPVENKGDGIFLSHAERYEVTQEFLTVYQRLLQGEKVDFSGKHIRVEGAELLFPPVQENGPPLYFGGSSPEAIDIAAGQIDTYLTWGEPLAQVAEKLAAVRQRAERQGRKLSYGIRLHVIVRETEDEAWAAAERLIAHLDDDTIAAAQQIFARMDSTGQRRMSELHGGSRESLRIGPNLWAGVGLVRGGAGTALVGNPQQVAARIREYQALGIDNFILSGYPHLEEAHRFAELVMPLLPLAQSAHQTARTINTGPFGETIGGDRRPAPAQREG, via the coding sequence ATGACTGAGTCAGTGAAAGAGCGCATCAACGTTTTCTGGTTTCTGCCGACCCACGGCGACGGCCGCTATCTGGGCACGGCGCAGGGCGGGCGCCCGGTGGACCTGCCTTATTTGCAGCAGGTGGCGCTGGCCGCCGACAACCTCGGCTATTACGGCGTGCTGATCCCAACCGGTAAAAGCTGCGAGGATTCCTGGCTGGTGGCGGCGGCGCTGGCGCCGATCACCCGCCGGCTGCGCTACCTGGTGGCGGTGCGCCCCGGCCTGCAGCCGCCGAGCCTGGCGGCGCGCATGGCGGCGACGCTGGATCGGCTGTCGGACGGACGCCTGCTGATCAATGTGGTGACCGGCGGCGATCCGGTGGAAAACAAAGGGGATGGCATCTTCCTCAGCCATGCCGAACGCTACGAGGTGACTCAGGAATTTCTCACGGTGTATCAACGGCTGCTGCAAGGAGAAAAGGTGGACTTCAGCGGTAAGCATATTCGCGTCGAAGGCGCCGAATTGCTGTTCCCGCCGGTGCAGGAAAACGGCCCGCCGCTCTATTTCGGCGGCTCATCGCCGGAAGCGATCGATATCGCCGCCGGGCAGATCGACACCTACCTGACCTGGGGCGAGCCGCTGGCTCAGGTGGCGGAAAAGCTGGCGGCGGTGCGCCAGCGCGCCGAGCGGCAGGGGCGTAAACTCAGCTATGGCATTCGCCTGCACGTTATCGTGCGCGAAACTGAAGACGAAGCCTGGGCGGCGGCCGAGCGACTGATCGCGCATCTGGATGACGACACCATCGCGGCGGCGCAGCAGATCTTTGCTCGCATGGACTCCACCGGCCAGCGCCGCATGAGCGAGCTGCACGGCGGCTCGCGCGAGAGTCTGCGCATCGGCCCCAACCTGTGGGCCGGCGTCGGCCTGGTGCGCGGCGGCGCCGGCACCGCATTGGTGGGCAACCCGCAGCAGGTGGCGGCGCGCATACGCGAGTATCAGGCGCTGGGCATCGACAATTTCATCCTTTCCGGCTATCCGCATCTGGAAGAGGCTCACCGCTTCGCCGAGCTGGTGATGCCGCTGCTGCCGCTGGCGCAGTCGGCTCATCAGACGGCTCGCACGATCAATACCGGCCCGTTTGGCGAAACCATCGGCGGCGATCGTCGTCCCGCCCCGGCGCAGCGGGAGGGCTGA